A segment of the Sphingomonas kaistensis genome:
GGCTGCGCCGCCGCTGGGGGACGTGGTGATCGAGGGCGGCCGGATCGATCCCGCGCTGCAGCGGACGGTCCGGTACAGTGACCTCAACCTCGCCTTCGCGCCAGGCCAGCGCACGCTGAAGACCCGCATCATGCGGACCGCCAGCGGCCTGTGCTGGGACCTGAACGGCTCCTACGGCGTGGATCGCTGCACAAGCGATGCGGTCGACAGCACGAAGGGGCAGGTGGCGGAGGCGATCACCCGCGCCAAGCGGCAGATGGCCGGACTTCCGGTCGGTCCCGCGATCGCCATCAGCATGGTGATTGGCGCCCGTTGAGAGTGGAGGGGAGGGCCGCACTGGGGGCGGCCCTCACCCCCCCGATCAGT
Coding sequences within it:
- a CDS encoding UrcA family protein; the encoded protein is MESRRFACLAATVVMGLSVVGIAGASAAPPLGDVVIEGGRIDPALQRTVRYSDLNLAFAPGQRTLKTRIMRTASGLCWDLNGSYGVDRCTSDAVDSTKGQVAEAITRAKRQMAGLPVGPAIAISMVIGAR